The following are encoded together in the Thalassomonas haliotis genome:
- a CDS encoding flagellinolysin, whose amino-acid sequence MLSVNTNTTNLFLHRQQTANANQLSTTFARLSSGMRINSAADDAAGLQISNRMTSQINGLSVAQRNANDGISIAQTAEGALEEVTNVLFRMRDLSLQASNGILSNDDKDALDKEFSQLQQELNRINETTTFGGKQVFNQTDTIGSGGADEAERNILNVLQSGVLAESEDIIQSTLGLTGDGADFKINLENIDGASGVLASVSYLAPAGTELVMNIDLDDFSTLDGDKTKQLKSTLLHEMTHAVMANQMDLASTPTWFREGTAEAVSGADDRVASDIANFGVAAIKAGLNGIFGNTSAPTSTGIEIASVYSGGYIAMRYLEDKIGSAGIHSFMAALAGGQTFDAALNSTTSYANEAALQTEMMAGTVFEDFITASINTANTDNGAFGGFDADGGPSREETIVGANGNNTTANFTAYFVKGDDDTDPNDFTSGTNYAATGLNQVLLADYESELSGPKESTRFQIGANADETIKMLVGGFSSDNLGLGGIDLVADSQSAIASIDDALQYVNDQRASLGAFSNRLDHAINNLSNVESNITASRSRIQDTDFAQETSKQTALQIQQQAITALLSQSQSLPQIALALIG is encoded by the coding sequence GTGCTCAGTGTAAATACCAATACCACTAATTTATTTTTACACCGTCAGCAAACGGCTAACGCCAATCAATTGTCGACCACCTTTGCGCGCCTGTCTTCCGGCATGCGCATCAACTCGGCGGCGGATGATGCTGCCGGACTGCAAATATCCAACCGTATGACCAGCCAGATCAACGGCCTCTCGGTTGCCCAGCGTAATGCCAATGATGGTATTTCTATTGCCCAGACCGCAGAAGGCGCCCTGGAAGAAGTCACTAACGTTTTATTTCGCATGCGGGATCTGTCGTTGCAGGCCAGTAACGGGATTTTATCCAATGATGATAAAGACGCCCTGGATAAAGAGTTCAGCCAACTGCAACAGGAATTAAACCGCATCAACGAAACCACCACTTTTGGCGGCAAACAGGTGTTTAACCAAACCGATACCATAGGCTCGGGCGGCGCCGATGAAGCCGAGCGTAATATTTTAAATGTACTGCAAAGCGGCGTACTGGCCGAGTCGGAAGATATTATCCAGTCAACCTTAGGGCTAACCGGCGATGGCGCCGATTTTAAAATTAACCTGGAAAATATCGACGGTGCTTCCGGGGTGCTGGCCTCGGTTTCCTACCTGGCTCCCGCCGGTACCGAGCTGGTAATGAATATCGACCTGGATGATTTTTCCACCCTGGATGGGGATAAAACCAAGCAGTTAAAATCAACCCTGCTGCATGAAATGACCCATGCGGTTATGGCCAATCAGATGGATCTGGCCTCTACCCCGACCTGGTTTCGTGAAGGTACCGCAGAAGCGGTGAGCGGCGCCGATGACAGAGTGGCCTCGGATATTGCCAATTTCGGCGTGGCAGCCATAAAAGCCGGGTTAAACGGCATTTTTGGCAATACCTCGGCTCCGACCTCCACGGGCATAGAAATAGCCTCTGTCTATTCCGGCGGTTATATCGCCATGCGCTATCTTGAAGATAAAATTGGCAGTGCCGGCATCCACTCTTTTATGGCGGCCTTGGCCGGGGGACAAACCTTTGATGCCGCACTTAACTCCACCACCTCCTATGCCAATGAGGCGGCCTTGCAAACGGAAATGATGGCGGGCACGGTATTTGAAGACTTTATCACCGCCTCCATCAATACCGCTAATACCGATAACGGCGCTTTTGGCGGATTTGATGCCGACGGTGGTCCAAGCCGTGAAGAAACCATAGTCGGCGCCAACGGCAACAATACCACAGCAAATTTTACCGCCTATTTTGTCAAAGGTGATGACGATACCGACCCTAATGATTTTACCTCGGGCACCAACTATGCCGCCACCGGCTTAAACCAGGTCTTGCTGGCAGATTATGAGTCTGAGCTGAGCGGACCAAAAGAAAGCACCCGGTTTCAAATCGGCGCCAATGCCGATGAAACCATCAAGATGCTCGTCGGCGGCTTTTCTTCGGATAACCTGGGATTAGGCGGTATCGACCTGGTAGCCGACTCTCAAAGCGCAATAGCCTCAATCGACGATGCCTTGCAGTATGTCAACGATCAGCGGGCAAGTCTCGGGGCATTTTCCAACCGCCTGGATCATGCCATCAATAACCTGTCGAATGTTGAAAGCAATATTACCGCCAGCCGCTCCCGTATCCAGGACACAGATTTTGCCCAGGAAACCTCCAAGCAAACCGCATTGCAGATTCAGCAACAGGCCATTACTGCCCTGCTGTCACAAAGCCAGTCCCTGCCGCAAATTGCCCTGGCGCTAATAGGTTAA
- a CDS encoding alpha/beta fold hydrolase: MKTFNPDEITIDCQDGQQLAATLYKPESEVKGAVLIGPATGIKRQFYQSFASYLAQQGYGVITFDNRGIGESLSGTIRASKASLQCWGEQDMPAVLEALKSHFPGKSYHLIGHSAGGQLVGLMHNANELSSIFNFASSSGQLSNMKLPYSLKANFFMNVFVPLSNLFFGHTKSQLVGMGEPLPKAVAQQWRLWCNGQGYVKTAFGKTVGQHWYHELSTPSMWVNASDDDIAIDENVADMLSVFKKLKVDTLTISPQAHGLAEIGHMKFFSRKSEGLWQHALNWLEQHSKG; the protein is encoded by the coding sequence ATGAAAACTTTTAACCCGGACGAGATCACCATCGACTGTCAGGATGGTCAACAACTGGCCGCTACCCTTTATAAACCGGAAAGCGAGGTCAAAGGCGCAGTATTAATTGGTCCGGCAACCGGTATCAAGCGCCAGTTTTACCAGAGTTTTGCCAGTTATCTGGCACAACAGGGATATGGCGTGATCACATTTGATAACCGGGGCATAGGGGAGTCTCTGTCAGGGACAATCCGCGCCAGTAAAGCCTCCCTGCAATGTTGGGGTGAGCAGGATATGCCGGCGGTGTTAGAGGCGCTGAAAAGCCATTTTCCCGGCAAGTCTTATCACCTGATTGGCCATAGCGCCGGCGGGCAATTGGTGGGCTTGATGCATAATGCCAATGAGCTGAGTTCTATTTTTAACTTTGCCAGTTCCTCGGGGCAATTAAGCAATATGAAACTGCCATATTCCCTGAAGGCCAATTTCTTTATGAATGTTTTTGTGCCGTTAAGTAATTTATTTTTCGGCCATACCAAATCCCAACTGGTGGGCATGGGAGAACCCCTGCCCAAGGCGGTTGCCCAGCAATGGCGGCTTTGGTGCAACGGCCAGGGTTATGTCAAAACCGCCTTTGGCAAAACGGTTGGCCAGCACTGGTATCACGAGCTGAGCACTCCTTCTATGTGGGTGAATGCCAGTGATGATGATATCGCCATAGATGAGAACGTGGCGGATATGCTGTCGGTCTTTAAAAAACTGAAGGTTGATACCCTGACCATATCTCCCCAGGCGCATGGCTTAGCTGAAATAGGGCATATGAAGTTTTTTAGCCGTAAGTCGGAAGGTTTATGGCAACATGCCCTTAACTGGTTAGAGCAACATAGCAAGGGCTAA
- a CDS encoding DUF4886 domain-containing protein — translation MKYHLCAFFTAVILMSGLLSCAQLPLEKPPSKVFFIGNSLTGNNYLPDVLQAFAHANNKKLVIGSELRNSTALIEHWQRGLAQQKITAEKWDFVVLQDASASAIEQAEKTLKYGKLFADIVKADNSQVLLFNTWAYKGIPDWVESYQDEQEKAEFKAFVPVMYQKTNALYAKLAQSVSGQVVPVAQAWQWLGRTAPDIALHLQDKIHPTPQGTYLSALVFYRTIFGQLPQNLPLSVKSRRNLKKMDETIKIEITPITADKMLKAVAATK, via the coding sequence ATGAAATACCATCTGTGCGCTTTTTTTACCGCCGTTATCTTAATGTCCGGCTTACTTTCTTGTGCCCAGCTCCCTTTAGAAAAACCGCCGTCAAAAGTTTTCTTTATCGGTAATAGCTTAACCGGGAATAACTATTTACCCGATGTGTTACAAGCCTTTGCCCATGCCAATAACAAAAAATTAGTTATTGGCTCGGAGTTAAGAAACAGCACGGCTTTGATTGAACACTGGCAACGGGGACTTGCCCAACAAAAAATCACGGCTGAGAAATGGGATTTTGTGGTATTGCAGGATGCCAGCGCCAGCGCTATTGAACAAGCGGAGAAGACCCTTAAATACGGAAAGCTATTTGCCGACATAGTAAAAGCAGATAATAGCCAAGTCTTATTATTTAATACCTGGGCATATAAAGGTATCCCGGACTGGGTAGAAAGTTATCAGGATGAACAGGAAAAAGCTGAATTTAAAGCTTTTGTGCCGGTAATGTATCAAAAGACCAATGCCTTATATGCCAAACTTGCACAATCGGTTAGTGGCCAGGTTGTACCGGTCGCACAGGCTTGGCAATGGCTAGGCCGGACAGCACCCGATATTGCGCTCCATCTCCAGGATAAGATCCATCCAACACCTCAAGGTACTTATTTATCAGCCTTAGTCTTTTATCGGACTATTTTCGGGCAATTGCCACAAAACCTGCCCCTTTCGGTAAAATCCAGGCGTAACCTGAAAAAGATGGATGAAACAATTAAGATTGAAATAACCCCGATAACCGCTGATAAAATGCTGAAGGCTGTAGCCGCCACAAAATAA